In Rhea pennata isolate bPtePen1 chromosome 8, bPtePen1.pri, whole genome shotgun sequence, one genomic interval encodes:
- the IFT25 gene encoding intraflagellar transport protein 25 homolog isoform X1, translating to MKAADWCLSSAGAAVVLATSSDEQYPAENMADGRSETFWTTTGMFPQEFIIGFPTRVKISKVAIQCYLVRTLRIERSVSKEPVDFEQCIEKDLQYTEGELQTEEFLFPDFQATYLRFIIKSAFDHFVSVHRVMAEGTAENI from the exons ATGAAGGCCGCCGACTGGTGTCTGAGCTCCGCCGGGGCTGCCGTCGTGCTGGCCACCTCCAGCGACGAGCAGTACCCCGCCGAGAACATGGCGGACGG GAGGTCAGAAACCTTTTGGACAACGACAGGAATGTTCCCCCAAGAATTCATTATTGGTTTTCCTACACGTGTAAAAATCAGCAAAGTCGCGATTCAGTGTTATTTAG TGCGGACTTTAAGGATTGAAAGAAGTGTATCTAAAGAGCCAGTAGATTTTGAACAGTGTATTGAAAAAG atTTGCAATACACAGAAGGAGAGcttcaaacagaagaatttcta tTTCCTGATTTCCAAGCCACTTACTTGCGTTTCATCATCAAATCTGCTTTTGATCATTTTGTATCAGTGCACAGGGTGATGGCAGAGGGCACAGCAGAGAACATTTAA
- the IFT25 gene encoding intraflagellar transport protein 25 homolog isoform X2, producing the protein MKAADWCLSSAGAAVVLATSSDEQYPAENMADGRSETFWTTTGMFPQEFIIGFPTRVKISKVAIQCYLVRTLRIERSVSKEPVDFEQCIEKDLQYTEGELQTEEFLLLSSRLHHFGGEGKPF; encoded by the exons ATGAAGGCCGCCGACTGGTGTCTGAGCTCCGCCGGGGCTGCCGTCGTGCTGGCCACCTCCAGCGACGAGCAGTACCCCGCCGAGAACATGGCGGACGG GAGGTCAGAAACCTTTTGGACAACGACAGGAATGTTCCCCCAAGAATTCATTATTGGTTTTCCTACACGTGTAAAAATCAGCAAAGTCGCGATTCAGTGTTATTTAG TGCGGACTTTAAGGATTGAAAGAAGTGTATCTAAAGAGCCAGTAGATTTTGAACAGTGTATTGAAAAAG atTTGCAATACACAGAAGGAGAGcttcaaacagaagaatttcta TTGTTGTCCTCAAGGCTGCATCATTTTGGTGGAGAGGGAAAGCCATTTTGA
- the NDC1 gene encoding nucleoporin NDC1 isoform X2 has translation MSAAPGQQQALLRQVLGWRVAAAVAWSVLLLPLCTAAFVALSGIDPFHPLRWVSNSFNDIYTSYVIFCILLMSLVILVISIFNAEFYAVVPSIPCSRLALIGKIIHPQQVIHSVVHAVMGMLVAWCAAVMTKGKFQFLAVPCTSSESLDNAVPQMCLNEYHLFFLLSGAFMGYSYSLLYLVNNMNYLPFPIIQQYKYLRFRRSLPLLVKHSCVESLYLIRNFCIAYYFFGYIPRVWISTTMDLHIDSKLHPLDTLSGLLDLSLLYHAWLGGVFLLITWYIAWLLFKIYATETHHFPVQPTFAEETDQCLPKILNSNPPLIIKFLALQDLMLLSQYSPVRRQEVFSLSQPGGHPHNWTAVSKECLRLLSDLTQRLITQQEAAAANGRAKLPAGELKISPQTPGAIATEDLSFQLQRSNVIPRAPMPSLVKSSLLPLKTSPGSDVGSPFSSPVLNCKAGILDLKSPWHGSVQSPHVMRRGPKLWTSNSDLQMNGSHQESFPVVSVVRAGSEAVQPSFIYTWLQNKQEQIKNFLSKRVLIMYFFSKHPEASIQAVFSDAQMHIWALEGLSHLVAASFTEDQFGVVQTTLPAILNTLLTLQEVVDKHFKLPHVSSKPPRISGNLVDTSYKTLRFALRASLKTALYRITTVFGEHLNAVQVSTEHKKRLQQFLEYKE, from the exons atgagcgcggcgccgggccaGCAGCAGGCGCTGCTCCGCCAG GTGCTGGGCTGGAGAGTGGCCGCCGCTGTCGCCTGGtccgtgctgctgctgcccctctgcACCGCGGCCTTCGTCGCCCTCAGCGGCATCGACCCCTTCCACCCGCTGCGCTGGGTCTCCA attcTTTCAATGATATATATACTTCCTATGTCATCTTTTGTATCCTTCTTATGTCTCTGGTGATACTAGTAATAAGCATCTTCAACGCTGAATTTTATGCAG TTGTGCCGTCAATACCATGCTCTCGATTAGCACTGATAGGAAAAATTATTCACCCTCAGCAAGTTATTCATTCAGTTGTTCATGCTGTAATGGGAATGTTGGTTGCTTGGTGTGCTGCGGTTATGACAAAAGGGAAGTTCCAGTTTCTTGCTGTGCCCTGCACATCTTCAGAAAG CCTAGACAATGCTGTTCCTCAGATGTGTCTGAATGAATATCACCTCTTTTTTCTACTGTCTGGAGCTTTCATGGGGTACAGTTACAGTCTCTTGTATCTTGTTAACAACATGAATTATTTGCCATTTCCAATCATACAG caatACAAGTACTTACGTTTCAGACGATCTTTGCCTCTTCTTGTTAAACACAGTTGTGTGGAATCACTGTATTTGATTAGAAACTTCTGTATTGCATATTACTTTTTTG GTTATATCCCAAGGGTATGGATAAGTACCACCATGGATCTTCATATAGACAG TAAATTgcatcctcttgacactctgTCTGGCTTATTGGATCTCTCCTTGCTCTACCATGCCTGGCTGGGTGGAGTATTTCTTCTGATTACCTGGTACATTGCATGGTTACTCTTCAAAATCTATGCTACAGAG ACGCATCATTTTCCTGTCCAGCCAACTTTTGCTGAGGAGACGGATCAGTGCCTACCtaaaattttaaacagcaaCCCTCCCCTCATTATAAAG ttttTAGCCTTGCAAGACTTGATGTTACTTTCCCAGTATTCTCCTGTTCGTCGACAGGAAGTCTTTAGTCTTAGTCAGCCAG GTGGGCACCCGCACAACTGGACCGCAGTATCAAAGGAGTGTTTACGTCTTCTGAGTGATCTAACCCAGAGGCTGatcacacagcaggaagctgcagCAGCCAATGGGAGAGCAAAGCTGCCAGCAGGAGAACTGAAAATATCTCCCCAGACTCCAG GAGCCATTGCGACAGAAGACTTGTCCTTCCAGTTGCAGAGGTCTAATGTCATTCCCAGAGCCCCCATGCCTTCCCTGGTTAAATCATCCCTGTTACCTTTAAAGACATCACCTGGGTCTGATGTTGGTTCACCTTTCAGTTCACCTGTTTTAAATTGCAAAGCGGGAATTCTGGATTTAAAGTCTCCTTGGCATGGATCAGTCCAAAGTCCTCACGTTATGAGAAGAGGACCAAAGCTGTGGACATCAAATTCAG ATCTGCAAATGAATGGTTCTCACCAAGAATCCTTTCCAGTGGTCTCTGTGGTGAGAGCTGGCAGTGAGGCAGTACAGCCCAGCTTTATTTACACATGGCTTCAGAACAAGCAAGAACAG ataaaaaacTTCTTGTCAAAACGAGTACTGATAATGTATTTCTTCAGCAAG CATCCAGAAGCCTCCATCCAAGCTGTATTTTCTGACGCCCAAATGCACATCTGGGCATTAGAAG gtctgTCTCATTTGGTAGCTGCCTCATTTACTGAAGACCAATTTGGAGTTGTTCAAACTACACTGCCAGCTATTCTGAATACTTTACTGACTCTTCAggag GTTGTGGACAAACATTTCAAACTGCCTCATGTTTCCAGCAAACCTCCCAGGATTTCAGGAAATTTGGTGGACACGTCCTACAAAACACTACGATTTGCACTCAGAGCTTCTCTAAAAACAGCACTATACCGGATAACTACTGTCTTTGGAGAACACTTGAA TGCAGTGCAAGTGTCCACAGAACATAAGAAAAGACTGCAGCAATTCTTGGaatacaaagaataa
- the YIPF1 gene encoding protein YIPF1: MAAADELQFQEFDDAANLLAANPDATTISIDEPSEIPKNKHGRLQQSGREEDDELLGTDDSDKTELLAGQKKSAPFWTFEYYQTFFDVDTYQVLDRIKGSVFPVPGKNFVRLYIRSNPDLYGPFWICATLVFAIVVSGNLSNFFIHLGKPTYHYVPEFRKVSIAATTIYAYAWLVPLALWGFLMWRNSKVMNIVSYSFLEIVCVYGYSLFVYIPTAILWIIPQKVVRWVLVIFSLCLSGSVLVMTFWPAVRDDNRRIALATVGTIVLLHALLAVGCLAYFFDAPELDFPAPNIPAHNGTTVITKIQ; the protein is encoded by the exons ATGGCGGCCGCGGACGAGCTCCAGTTCCAGG AATTTGACGACGCAGCTAATTTGCTTGCAGCAAATCCCGATGCTACCACAATAAGCATCGATGAGCCATCCGAAATCCCTAAGAACAAGCACGGTCGTCTGCAACAGtcagggagggaggaggatgaTGAGTTATTGGGGACCGATGACTCTGATAAAACAGAG CTGCTTGCTGGACAGAAGAAAAGTGCCCCTTTTTGGACATTTGAGTACTACCAAACGTTCTTCGATGTGGACACCTATCAG GTCCTGGACAGAATCAAAGGTTCGGTTTTCCCAGTGCCAGGGAAGAACTTTGTAAGGCTATATATCCGCAGCAATCCCGACCTTTATG gtCCCTTTTGGATATGTGCCACTCTGGTCTTTGCCATTGTTGTTAGTGGCAATCTTTCAAATTTCTTCATTCATCTGGGCAAGCCAACATACCACTATGTGCCCGAGTTCAGAAAAG TGTCCATAGCAGCGACAACGATTTATGCTTATGCTTGGCTTGTTCCCCTTGCTCTCTGGGGATTCCTGATGTGGAGGAACAGTAAAGTTATGAACATTGTCTCCTACTCATTCCTGGAGATAGTATGTGTTTATGGCTACTCCCTCTTCGTTTATATTCCCACAGCG ATTTTATGGATTATTCCACAAAAAGTGGTGCGCTGGGTCCTGGTGATATTCTCTCTGTGCCTTTCGGGGTCTGTTCTGGTGATGACATTTTGGCCCGCCGTCAGAGATGATAACCGAAGGATTGCACTGGCAACTGTTGGGACCATCGTTCTGCTTCATGCCCTGCTGGCTGTTGGCTGTTTG GCATACTTTTTTGATGCCCCTGAACTGGATTTTCCTGCACCTAATATCCCTGCTCACAATGGAACAACAGTAATAACAAAGATTCAGTAA
- the DIO1 gene encoding type I iodothyronine deiodinase isoform X2 — translation MKRYILKQGEKSRMNENPKFSYENWGPTFFSFNYLLFVLKVKWKRLEDEAYEGHPAPNTPVVTVNGEVRHLFNFMQDNRPLILNFGSCTUPSFMLKFDEFNNLIKDFSSIADFLIIYIEEAHAVDGWAFKNNVVIKNHRSLEDRRTAAQFLQEKNPLCPVVLDTMENLSSSKYAALPERLYLLQGGKVIYKGGVGPWNYHPQEIRAILEKMK, via the exons ATGAAGAGATACATCCTAAAACAGGGCGAAAAAAGTAGGATGAATGAGAATCCAAAGTTCAGCTATGAAAACTGGGGTCCAACTTTTTTCAGCTTCAATTATTTACTCTTTGTACTGAAAGTGAAATGGAAAAGGCTGGAGGATGAAGCATATGAGGGGCATCCTGCTCCGAACACACCGGTGGTGACAGTCAACGGGGAAGTTCGTCACCTCTTCAATTTCATGCAAG ataaTCGACCACTAATCTTGAATTTTGGAAGCTGCACTTGACCTTCATTTATGTTAAAATTTGATGAGTTCAACAACCTCATCAAAGATTTCAGCTCTATAGCAGATTTCCTTATCATCTACATTGAAGAAGCTCATGCAGTAG atGGAtgggcttttaaaaacaatgttgttattaaaaatcacagaagcCTTGAAGATCGAAGAACTGCTGCTcaatttcttcaggaaaagaatcCTTTATGTCCAGTGGTTTTAGACACAATGGAAAATCTGAGCAGTTCAAAATACGCTGCATTACCAGAAAGATTATATCTACTTCAAGGAGGGAAGGTCATCTATAAG GGAGGAGTAGGGCCTTGGAATTATCACCCCCAGGAAATACGTGCCAtcctggaaaaaatgaagtaa
- the DIO1 gene encoding type I iodothyronine deiodinase isoform X1: MFSIRVFLHKILILLHVTLCVAVGKTLLILFPKAMKRYILKQGEKSRMNENPKFSYENWGPTFFSFNYLLFVLKVKWKRLEDEAYEGHPAPNTPVVTVNGEVRHLFNFMQDNRPLILNFGSCTUPSFMLKFDEFNNLIKDFSSIADFLIIYIEEAHAVDGWAFKNNVVIKNHRSLEDRRTAAQFLQEKNPLCPVVLDTMENLSSSKYAALPERLYLLQGGKVIYKGGVGPWNYHPQEIRAILEKMK, translated from the exons ATGTTCAGTATCAGGGTATTTCTACATAAAATCTTGATTCTTTTGCATGTTACTTTATGTGTAGCTGTTGGTAAAACGCTGCTTATATTGTTCCCAAAAGCTATGAAGAGATACATCCTAAAACAGGGCGAAAAAAGTAGGATGAATGAGAATCCAAAGTTCAGCTATGAAAACTGGGGTCCAACTTTTTTCAGCTTCAATTATTTACTCTTTGTACTGAAAGTGAAATGGAAAAGGCTGGAGGATGAAGCATATGAGGGGCATCCTGCTCCGAACACACCGGTGGTGACAGTCAACGGGGAAGTTCGTCACCTCTTCAATTTCATGCAAG ataaTCGACCACTAATCTTGAATTTTGGAAGCTGCACTTGACCTTCATTTATGTTAAAATTTGATGAGTTCAACAACCTCATCAAAGATTTCAGCTCTATAGCAGATTTCCTTATCATCTACATTGAAGAAGCTCATGCAGTAG atGGAtgggcttttaaaaacaatgttgttattaaaaatcacagaagcCTTGAAGATCGAAGAACTGCTGCTcaatttcttcaggaaaagaatcCTTTATGTCCAGTGGTTTTAGACACAATGGAAAATCTGAGCAGTTCAAAATACGCTGCATTACCAGAAAGATTATATCTACTTCAAGGAGGGAAGGTCATCTATAAG GGAGGAGTAGGGCCTTGGAATTATCACCCCCAGGAAATACGTGCCAtcctggaaaaaatgaagtaa
- the NDC1 gene encoding nucleoporin NDC1 isoform X1 — MSAAPGQQQALLRQVLGWRVAAAVAWSVLLLPLCTAAFVALSGIDPFHPLRWVSNSFNDIYTSYVIFCILLMSLVILVISIFNAEFYAVVPSIPCSRLALIGKIIHPQQVIHSVVHAVMGMLVAWCAAVMTKGKFQFLAVPCTSSESLDNAVPQMCLNEYHLFFLLSGAFMGYSYSLLYLVNNMNYLPFPIIQQYKYLRFRRSLPLLVKHSCVESLYLIRNFCIAYYFFVFLLGPIGYIPRVWISTTMDLHIDSKLHPLDTLSGLLDLSLLYHAWLGGVFLLITWYIAWLLFKIYATETHHFPVQPTFAEETDQCLPKILNSNPPLIIKFLALQDLMLLSQYSPVRRQEVFSLSQPGGHPHNWTAVSKECLRLLSDLTQRLITQQEAAAANGRAKLPAGELKISPQTPGAIATEDLSFQLQRSNVIPRAPMPSLVKSSLLPLKTSPGSDVGSPFSSPVLNCKAGILDLKSPWHGSVQSPHVMRRGPKLWTSNSDLQMNGSHQESFPVVSVVRAGSEAVQPSFIYTWLQNKQEQIKNFLSKRVLIMYFFSKHPEASIQAVFSDAQMHIWALEGLSHLVAASFTEDQFGVVQTTLPAILNTLLTLQEVVDKHFKLPHVSSKPPRISGNLVDTSYKTLRFALRASLKTALYRITTVFGEHLNAVQVSTEHKKRLQQFLEYKE; from the exons atgagcgcggcgccgggccaGCAGCAGGCGCTGCTCCGCCAG GTGCTGGGCTGGAGAGTGGCCGCCGCTGTCGCCTGGtccgtgctgctgctgcccctctgcACCGCGGCCTTCGTCGCCCTCAGCGGCATCGACCCCTTCCACCCGCTGCGCTGGGTCTCCA attcTTTCAATGATATATATACTTCCTATGTCATCTTTTGTATCCTTCTTATGTCTCTGGTGATACTAGTAATAAGCATCTTCAACGCTGAATTTTATGCAG TTGTGCCGTCAATACCATGCTCTCGATTAGCACTGATAGGAAAAATTATTCACCCTCAGCAAGTTATTCATTCAGTTGTTCATGCTGTAATGGGAATGTTGGTTGCTTGGTGTGCTGCGGTTATGACAAAAGGGAAGTTCCAGTTTCTTGCTGTGCCCTGCACATCTTCAGAAAG CCTAGACAATGCTGTTCCTCAGATGTGTCTGAATGAATATCACCTCTTTTTTCTACTGTCTGGAGCTTTCATGGGGTACAGTTACAGTCTCTTGTATCTTGTTAACAACATGAATTATTTGCCATTTCCAATCATACAG caatACAAGTACTTACGTTTCAGACGATCTTTGCCTCTTCTTGTTAAACACAGTTGTGTGGAATCACTGTATTTGATTAGAAACTTCTGTATTGCATATTACTTTTTTG TGTTTCTTTTGGGGCCGATAGGTTATATCCCAAGGGTATGGATAAGTACCACCATGGATCTTCATATAGACAG TAAATTgcatcctcttgacactctgTCTGGCTTATTGGATCTCTCCTTGCTCTACCATGCCTGGCTGGGTGGAGTATTTCTTCTGATTACCTGGTACATTGCATGGTTACTCTTCAAAATCTATGCTACAGAG ACGCATCATTTTCCTGTCCAGCCAACTTTTGCTGAGGAGACGGATCAGTGCCTACCtaaaattttaaacagcaaCCCTCCCCTCATTATAAAG ttttTAGCCTTGCAAGACTTGATGTTACTTTCCCAGTATTCTCCTGTTCGTCGACAGGAAGTCTTTAGTCTTAGTCAGCCAG GTGGGCACCCGCACAACTGGACCGCAGTATCAAAGGAGTGTTTACGTCTTCTGAGTGATCTAACCCAGAGGCTGatcacacagcaggaagctgcagCAGCCAATGGGAGAGCAAAGCTGCCAGCAGGAGAACTGAAAATATCTCCCCAGACTCCAG GAGCCATTGCGACAGAAGACTTGTCCTTCCAGTTGCAGAGGTCTAATGTCATTCCCAGAGCCCCCATGCCTTCCCTGGTTAAATCATCCCTGTTACCTTTAAAGACATCACCTGGGTCTGATGTTGGTTCACCTTTCAGTTCACCTGTTTTAAATTGCAAAGCGGGAATTCTGGATTTAAAGTCTCCTTGGCATGGATCAGTCCAAAGTCCTCACGTTATGAGAAGAGGACCAAAGCTGTGGACATCAAATTCAG ATCTGCAAATGAATGGTTCTCACCAAGAATCCTTTCCAGTGGTCTCTGTGGTGAGAGCTGGCAGTGAGGCAGTACAGCCCAGCTTTATTTACACATGGCTTCAGAACAAGCAAGAACAG ataaaaaacTTCTTGTCAAAACGAGTACTGATAATGTATTTCTTCAGCAAG CATCCAGAAGCCTCCATCCAAGCTGTATTTTCTGACGCCCAAATGCACATCTGGGCATTAGAAG gtctgTCTCATTTGGTAGCTGCCTCATTTACTGAAGACCAATTTGGAGTTGTTCAAACTACACTGCCAGCTATTCTGAATACTTTACTGACTCTTCAggag GTTGTGGACAAACATTTCAAACTGCCTCATGTTTCCAGCAAACCTCCCAGGATTTCAGGAAATTTGGTGGACACGTCCTACAAAACACTACGATTTGCACTCAGAGCTTCTCTAAAAACAGCACTATACCGGATAACTACTGTCTTTGGAGAACACTTGAA TGCAGTGCAAGTGTCCACAGAACATAAGAAAAGACTGCAGCAATTCTTGGaatacaaagaataa
- the NDC1 gene encoding nucleoporin NDC1 isoform X3 — translation MSAAPGQQQALLRQVLGWRVAAAVAWSVLLLPLCTAAFVALSGIDPFHPLRWVSNSFNDIYTSYVIFCILLMSLVILVISIFNAEFYAVVPSIPCSRLALIGKIIHPQQVIHSVVHAVMGMLVAWCAAVMTKGKFQFLAVPCTSSESLDNAVPQMCLNEYHLFFLLSGAFMGYSYSLLYLVNNMNYLPFPIIQQYKYLRFRRSLPLLVKHSCVESLYLIRNFCIAYYFFVFLLGPIGYIPRVWISTTMDLHIDSKLHPLDTLSGLLDLSLLYHAWLGGVFLLITWYIAWLLFKIYATETHHFPVQPTFAEETDQCLPKILNSNPPLIIKFLALQDLMLLSQYSPVRRQEVFSLSQPGGHPHNWTAVSKECLRLLSDLTQRLITQQEAAAANGRAKLPAGELKISPQTPGAIATEDLSFQLQSSPVLNCKAGILDLKSPWHGSVQSPHVMRRGPKLWTSNSDLQMNGSHQESFPVVSVVRAGSEAVQPSFIYTWLQNKQEQIKNFLSKRVLIMYFFSKHPEASIQAVFSDAQMHIWALEGLSHLVAASFTEDQFGVVQTTLPAILNTLLTLQEVVDKHFKLPHVSSKPPRISGNLVDTSYKTLRFALRASLKTALYRITTVFGEHLNAVQVSTEHKKRLQQFLEYKE, via the exons atgagcgcggcgccgggccaGCAGCAGGCGCTGCTCCGCCAG GTGCTGGGCTGGAGAGTGGCCGCCGCTGTCGCCTGGtccgtgctgctgctgcccctctgcACCGCGGCCTTCGTCGCCCTCAGCGGCATCGACCCCTTCCACCCGCTGCGCTGGGTCTCCA attcTTTCAATGATATATATACTTCCTATGTCATCTTTTGTATCCTTCTTATGTCTCTGGTGATACTAGTAATAAGCATCTTCAACGCTGAATTTTATGCAG TTGTGCCGTCAATACCATGCTCTCGATTAGCACTGATAGGAAAAATTATTCACCCTCAGCAAGTTATTCATTCAGTTGTTCATGCTGTAATGGGAATGTTGGTTGCTTGGTGTGCTGCGGTTATGACAAAAGGGAAGTTCCAGTTTCTTGCTGTGCCCTGCACATCTTCAGAAAG CCTAGACAATGCTGTTCCTCAGATGTGTCTGAATGAATATCACCTCTTTTTTCTACTGTCTGGAGCTTTCATGGGGTACAGTTACAGTCTCTTGTATCTTGTTAACAACATGAATTATTTGCCATTTCCAATCATACAG caatACAAGTACTTACGTTTCAGACGATCTTTGCCTCTTCTTGTTAAACACAGTTGTGTGGAATCACTGTATTTGATTAGAAACTTCTGTATTGCATATTACTTTTTTG TGTTTCTTTTGGGGCCGATAGGTTATATCCCAAGGGTATGGATAAGTACCACCATGGATCTTCATATAGACAG TAAATTgcatcctcttgacactctgTCTGGCTTATTGGATCTCTCCTTGCTCTACCATGCCTGGCTGGGTGGAGTATTTCTTCTGATTACCTGGTACATTGCATGGTTACTCTTCAAAATCTATGCTACAGAG ACGCATCATTTTCCTGTCCAGCCAACTTTTGCTGAGGAGACGGATCAGTGCCTACCtaaaattttaaacagcaaCCCTCCCCTCATTATAAAG ttttTAGCCTTGCAAGACTTGATGTTACTTTCCCAGTATTCTCCTGTTCGTCGACAGGAAGTCTTTAGTCTTAGTCAGCCAG GTGGGCACCCGCACAACTGGACCGCAGTATCAAAGGAGTGTTTACGTCTTCTGAGTGATCTAACCCAGAGGCTGatcacacagcaggaagctgcagCAGCCAATGGGAGAGCAAAGCTGCCAGCAGGAGAACTGAAAATATCTCCCCAGACTCCAG GAGCCATTGCGACAGAAGACTTGTCCTTCCAGTTGCAGAG TTCACCTGTTTTAAATTGCAAAGCGGGAATTCTGGATTTAAAGTCTCCTTGGCATGGATCAGTCCAAAGTCCTCACGTTATGAGAAGAGGACCAAAGCTGTGGACATCAAATTCAG ATCTGCAAATGAATGGTTCTCACCAAGAATCCTTTCCAGTGGTCTCTGTGGTGAGAGCTGGCAGTGAGGCAGTACAGCCCAGCTTTATTTACACATGGCTTCAGAACAAGCAAGAACAG ataaaaaacTTCTTGTCAAAACGAGTACTGATAATGTATTTCTTCAGCAAG CATCCAGAAGCCTCCATCCAAGCTGTATTTTCTGACGCCCAAATGCACATCTGGGCATTAGAAG gtctgTCTCATTTGGTAGCTGCCTCATTTACTGAAGACCAATTTGGAGTTGTTCAAACTACACTGCCAGCTATTCTGAATACTTTACTGACTCTTCAggag GTTGTGGACAAACATTTCAAACTGCCTCATGTTTCCAGCAAACCTCCCAGGATTTCAGGAAATTTGGTGGACACGTCCTACAAAACACTACGATTTGCACTCAGAGCTTCTCTAAAAACAGCACTATACCGGATAACTACTGTCTTTGGAGAACACTTGAA TGCAGTGCAAGTGTCCACAGAACATAAGAAAAGACTGCAGCAATTCTTGGaatacaaagaataa